TGTTACATCATACCTATACTCTGTAAGATAAGGATCTACACCAATTTCGACAAAACGCCAAAACCTGTGAATAGTTGACATGGCTATTCCCAAGTCATTTTCTCTTTCAGCATCTAGTAGTTTTGAAATTCAAGTAAACAAGTTAAAAACTCAGCTGGATGCTCCTCATCACTACTCAGAGAAGAGCGCTTTCATCACATTAAAACTCTTCCAAAACTCTAATACCTAATTGAGGATTTAATATGTCTACAGTGCCATGGATTCCATCACCCAAAACTCCAATAGAGTATTTGAAATATGCTTTAGGTGCAAGCAGTAATGATGTTGTTTTAGATCTTGGATGTGGAGATGGGCGAGTGCTTTTGGAGTTTGCTAAAGCAGGTGCTAAAACAATTTGCATAGAAATTAACAGAGTTCTATGTAATGTTAGTGAACTTGTGTTTGGATTGCATGGACTAAAAGATAGGCTTATTGTTATATGCAGTGATTTCTTTAGTGTAGATTTATCTGAATTAAGACCTAGGCCAACAATTGTATATGCATATCTATATCCATCTACTTTAGAACTGTTATCAGAAAAACTTGAGAAGGAGCTAGATCTCTGCACCATTATAGCAACACTTGATTTTCCTATAAGAAATTGGAGCCCAGTATTTGTGAAAAGTCTTGTTGACGAAAATGGGCATCACAGAACAATCTGGATTTACATAAATGGTTTTTCAAATCCTAAAGCAAGGCTCATTACAGAAGAAAAGATTAGTTTAGTAGAGCAAACAAATTACTGTCCCGATACTTGTAAGAGAAAATTGTTTCTATAGGTAAGAAGGAAAATCAGTTTATCGACCCTTCGTCACTTCTCCGACAACGTCGACCTCATCATCTACTCTAAATTTAAATCTCATAAAGCTTAATCCTTATAGGTTCTGGCAACTGATTTTCGCTAATAATAGTTGCTGTATAAGGTGGCTTATTAACCTTGGGCCCAACAACAATGTATCTAGATTCGCTTTCCTCCCTGCTCTTCAGCACCCTCACCTTTACATAGACACCATCATTTCTTTTTACATAAACATACTTTTTATGCTTCAAACCCATAACAAAACACCTCTACACATGGCATTCTTTGCTGCAAAACCTTTTAATTAAAAATGGTATGAGAGAATTAATAAGCTGTTATTGCAATAAATTATGATTTGTTTAGGGTGGCAATAACGAATACAAATAACTTGTTCTCTAGTTGGGAAGTACTTGAAGAAGAAATAAGAAGGTGTGTTAGATGCCCT
Above is a genomic segment from Ignisphaera cupida containing:
- a CDS encoding DUF5622 domain-containing protein, producing the protein MGLKHKKYVYVKRNDGVYVKVRVLKSREESESRYIVVGPKVNKPPYTATIISENQLPEPIRIKLYEI
- a CDS encoding class I SAM-dependent methyltransferase codes for the protein MSTVPWIPSPKTPIEYLKYALGASSNDVVLDLGCGDGRVLLEFAKAGAKTICIEINRVLCNVSELVFGLHGLKDRLIVICSDFFSVDLSELRPRPTIVYAYLYPSTLELLSEKLEKELDLCTIIATLDFPIRNWSPVFVKSLVDENGHHRTIWIYINGFSNPKARLITEEKISLVEQTNYCPDTCKRKLFL